One region of Halomicrobium sp. LC1Hm genomic DNA includes:
- a CDS encoding triphosphoribosyl-dephospho-CoA synthase has product MRTTAQNAELALLLEVAGTPKPGNVDREHEYEDLRFEHFLAGAVGARPGFERAAAGDPIGDAFEHAVEGMAQQRGGNTQFGALLVVTPLVATAASGALSREHARAVVAETTVDDAAGFYRAFEHVDVAVDEPPEGMEPLDVRRGADAVPTLRERGLTLADVMERSAEVDDVAAEWTDGFECVFDAADRIESASGPVADRAATVFLELLAARPDTFVSTRQDRETALAVQRRAQAVLDGEDDVDEFAAALVERDINPGTTADLIAGGLFVALERGLSV; this is encoded by the coding sequence GTGAGAACGACCGCCCAGAACGCCGAGTTGGCGCTGCTGCTCGAAGTCGCCGGGACGCCGAAGCCCGGCAACGTCGACCGGGAACACGAGTACGAGGATCTCCGATTCGAGCACTTCCTCGCCGGTGCGGTCGGTGCCCGGCCCGGCTTCGAGCGCGCAGCCGCGGGCGACCCGATCGGTGACGCGTTCGAGCACGCAGTCGAGGGGATGGCCCAGCAGCGCGGGGGCAACACGCAGTTCGGCGCACTCCTCGTGGTGACGCCGCTGGTCGCGACGGCGGCTAGCGGTGCGCTCTCGCGAGAGCACGCGCGGGCGGTCGTCGCCGAGACGACGGTCGACGACGCGGCGGGCTTCTACCGCGCGTTCGAACACGTCGACGTGGCCGTCGACGAGCCCCCGGAGGGCATGGAACCGCTTGACGTTCGCCGCGGAGCCGACGCCGTCCCGACGCTGCGCGAGCGCGGGCTGACGCTGGCGGACGTGATGGAACGGAGTGCCGAGGTGGACGACGTGGCCGCCGAGTGGACCGACGGCTTCGAATGCGTCTTCGACGCGGCCGACCGCATCGAGAGCGCGTCCGGACCGGTCGCTGACCGCGCGGCGACGGTCTTCCTCGAACTGCTGGCGGCTCGACCCGACACCTTCGTGAGCACGCGACAGGACCGAGAGACGGCCCTGGCGGTCCAGCGACGAGCGCAGGCCGTTCTCGACGGCGAGGACGACGTGGACGAGTTCGCAGCGGCTCTCGTCGAACGAGACATCAACCCCGGAACGACGGCGGACCTGATCGCTGGGGGACTGTTCGTCGCGCTGGAGCGGGGGCTGTCCGTGTGA
- a CDS encoding DUF447 domain-containing protein, whose protein sequence is MTASWPVDLDGVTESVVTTLGPNDRWNVAALGLHASASGDIVSARTWGRTRTWRNFRERGEGYVQFTADPVDFAEAAMTVREEDEPVLSSANAWARVAVEERASGTDGGTEWVEWTLTPIESAVEHRTVPTTNRAYYAVVEATVAASRLDVPEYDTQTLRDRIDYFEDVVERCGGEREREAFAVVRERVGSE, encoded by the coding sequence GTGACGGCGTCCTGGCCCGTCGATCTGGACGGCGTGACCGAGTCGGTCGTGACGACACTGGGACCCAACGACCGCTGGAACGTCGCCGCGCTGGGGCTGCACGCTTCGGCGAGCGGAGACATCGTCTCCGCGCGCACGTGGGGTCGAACCCGAACGTGGCGGAACTTCCGCGAGCGCGGCGAGGGGTACGTCCAGTTCACGGCCGACCCCGTCGACTTCGCCGAGGCCGCGATGACGGTCCGCGAGGAGGACGAACCGGTCCTTTCGAGTGCGAACGCCTGGGCCCGCGTCGCCGTCGAAGAGCGAGCGAGTGGCACCGACGGGGGCACCGAGTGGGTCGAGTGGACACTCACACCGATCGAGTCGGCGGTCGAGCACCGCACCGTTCCGACGACGAACCGCGCCTACTACGCCGTCGTGGAGGCGACTGTCGCGGCCTCTCGGCTCGACGTGCCCGAGTACGACACCCAGACGCTGCGCGATCGGATCGACTACTTCGAGGACGTCGTCGAGCGCTGTGGCGGTGAGCGCGAGCGCGAGGCCTTCGCCGTCGTCCGAGAGCGCGTCGGCAGCGAATAA
- a CDS encoding 30S ribosomal protein S17e, which yields MAIKPAYVKKTGTLLMERYPDAFGADFEHNKDVVTELTNIESKGVRNRIAGYIARKQSAQTAEA from the coding sequence ATGGCAATCAAGCCCGCCTACGTCAAGAAGACAGGGACGCTCCTGATGGAACGGTATCCGGACGCTTTCGGTGCTGACTTCGAGCACAACAAGGACGTCGTCACCGAGCTCACCAACATCGAGTCCAAGGGCGTTCGCAACCGCATCGCCGGCTACATCGCACGCAAGCAGTCCGCCCAGACCGCCGAAGCGTAA
- a CDS encoding zinc ribbon domain-containing protein, translating to MERSQSRKRPLLAALLGALATGLGHLYLRRWRRALGWLVALFAVSVLFVDPAAFEAAGQGNVDPLALAPLLLVATLSVLDAYALAHVHNAVAQLSVTGDGQLTHCPNCGRELDPDIEFCHWCTADVSELDVVATTDDVDSESE from the coding sequence ATGGAACGATCGCAATCCCGCAAACGACCCTTGCTCGCCGCGTTGCTGGGCGCGCTCGCGACGGGACTCGGTCACCTCTATCTCCGGCGGTGGCGTCGGGCCCTCGGGTGGCTCGTAGCGCTGTTCGCCGTGTCGGTCCTGTTCGTCGACCCCGCGGCCTTCGAAGCGGCGGGCCAGGGTAACGTCGACCCGCTGGCACTCGCGCCGCTCCTGTTAGTCGCCACACTCAGCGTCCTCGACGCGTACGCTCTCGCACACGTCCACAACGCGGTCGCTCAGCTGTCGGTCACCGGCGACGGACAGCTCACGCACTGTCCGAACTGCGGTCGCGAACTCGATCCCGACATCGAGTTCTGTCACTGGTGTACCGCCGACGTTTCCGAGCTCGACGTCGTCGCGACGACCGACGACGTTGACTCCGAGTCGGAGTGA
- a CDS encoding GtrA family protein has product MVRSSLRALASGPLAPQLRRFVAVGIVAATVQMLLLWLFVDVATLNYLLGALVAIEVTIVLSYVLNNAWTFRCAQKTGVVEYLYGLLKTNVVRGSAIPIQLALLYGLVEWSALTHLPANAVAILVSGVYRYVLDARWTWRGA; this is encoded by the coding sequence ATGGTTCGATCCTCTCTCCGCGCGCTCGCCAGTGGCCCGCTGGCACCGCAGCTGCGACGGTTCGTCGCCGTCGGCATCGTCGCGGCAACCGTCCAGATGCTCCTGCTGTGGCTCTTCGTCGACGTGGCCACGCTGAACTACCTGCTCGGGGCGCTCGTCGCGATCGAGGTGACGATCGTCCTCTCGTACGTCCTCAACAACGCCTGGACCTTCCGGTGTGCCCAGAAGACCGGCGTCGTGGAGTATCTGTACGGACTGCTCAAGACCAACGTCGTCCGTGGGTCTGCGATCCCGATCCAGCTCGCGCTCCTGTACGGACTCGTCGAGTGGAGCGCACTGACCCACCTGCCGGCCAACGCCGTCGCGATCCTCGTCAGCGGCGTGTATCGGTACGTGCTCGACGCGCGCTGGACATGGAGGGGAGCGTGA
- a CDS encoding YqaA family protein, whose product MEGSVTPTLLALSTAGLAESLWAGTEALVESATGWPGMGIVFTYSFLIAFALPGPSEVVLAAPLDLGLPPWARLSAIMLVSAFGKAAGSVFAFHIGQGVKEAGPIIRWLRRSRWDVLEWSEKRSVQLARRYGYGGLAIALSVPFFPDTISIYAFAVLERDYVRFAAATFLGSLGRLVVTLGLLGGVTAVF is encoded by the coding sequence ATGGAGGGGAGCGTGACGCCGACGCTGCTCGCCCTGTCGACAGCGGGGCTCGCCGAGTCACTGTGGGCCGGCACGGAGGCCCTCGTCGAGTCTGCGACCGGCTGGCCCGGAATGGGGATCGTCTTCACTTACTCGTTCCTGATCGCGTTCGCGCTCCCCGGGCCCAGCGAGGTCGTCTTGGCCGCGCCCCTCGACCTCGGACTCCCGCCCTGGGCGCGACTGAGTGCGATCATGCTGGTCAGCGCGTTCGGGAAGGCCGCCGGCAGCGTCTTCGCCTTCCACATCGGACAGGGAGTCAAAGAGGCGGGGCCGATCATCCGGTGGCTGCGCCGCTCGCGGTGGGACGTACTGGAGTGGTCTGAGAAGCGCTCCGTTCAGTTGGCTCGCCGGTACGGGTACGGCGGCCTCGCCATCGCCCTGTCGGTTCCGTTCTTTCCCGACACGATCTCGATCTACGCGTTCGCGGTCCTCGAACGCGACTACGTCCGGTTCGCCGCGGCGACGTTCCTCGGGAGCCTGGGCCGGCTCGTCGTCACGCTCGGCCTGCTCGGCGGCGTGACCGCGGTGTTCTGA
- a CDS encoding Mrp/NBP35 family ATP-binding protein — MDEAAVRERLREVSDPDLRDDIVSLGLVNEIEIDDASIAVDLALGAPYSPNETAIAADVREALDDADREIELTANVDRGMDAEGNVLPGVKNVIAVASGKGGVGKSTLAVNLAVGLSELGAHVGLFDADVYGPNVPRMLDADQHPQATEDDEIIPPEKYGIKLMSMDFLVGEDDPVIWRGPMVDSVLTQLWEDVVWGSLDYMVIDLPPGTGDTQLTMLQNIPVTGATIVTTPQTVALDDARKGLEMFGRHETPVLGLVENMSTFTCPDCGGQHDIFDSGGGREFSEETDLPFLGEIPLDPAVREGGDDGEPMVLDEDSETGEAFREFVHRTAINQGIVHRKRHADRTAPDQ; from the coding sequence ATGGACGAAGCTGCCGTACGCGAGCGCCTCCGCGAGGTTAGCGATCCGGACCTCCGCGACGACATCGTGTCGCTCGGTCTGGTCAACGAGATCGAGATCGACGACGCGTCGATCGCCGTCGACCTCGCGCTGGGCGCGCCGTACTCGCCCAACGAGACCGCCATCGCGGCCGACGTGCGCGAGGCGCTCGACGACGCGGACCGGGAGATCGAGTTGACCGCCAACGTGGACCGCGGCATGGACGCGGAGGGCAACGTCTTGCCGGGCGTCAAAAACGTCATCGCCGTCGCTTCGGGGAAAGGCGGGGTCGGCAAGAGCACGCTCGCGGTCAACCTCGCCGTCGGCCTCTCGGAGCTCGGTGCCCACGTGGGGCTGTTCGACGCGGACGTGTACGGGCCGAACGTCCCCCGGATGCTCGACGCGGACCAGCACCCGCAGGCGACCGAGGACGACGAGATCATCCCGCCGGAGAAGTACGGGATCAAGCTCATGAGCATGGACTTCCTCGTCGGCGAGGACGACCCGGTCATCTGGCGCGGGCCGATGGTCGACAGCGTCCTCACACAGCTGTGGGAGGACGTGGTCTGGGGGAGCCTCGATTACATGGTGATCGACCTGCCGCCGGGCACCGGCGACACCCAGCTGACGATGCTCCAGAACATCCCCGTCACGGGCGCGACGATCGTCACGACCCCCCAGACCGTCGCGCTGGACGACGCCCGCAAGGGACTGGAGATGTTCGGCCGCCACGAGACGCCGGTCCTGGGACTCGTCGAGAACATGTCGACGTTCACCTGCCCGGACTGCGGTGGGCAACACGACATCTTCGACTCCGGCGGGGGCCGGGAGTTCTCCGAGGAGACCGACCTCCCCTTCCTCGGCGAGATCCCTCTGGACCCGGCGGTCCGAGAGGGCGGCGACGACGGCGAACCGATGGTGCTGGACGAGGACAGCGAGACCGGCGAGGCGTTCCGCGAGTTCGTCCACCGGACTGCGATCAATCAGGGGATCGTCCACCGCAAACGCCACGCCGACCGGACGGCTCCCGACCAGTAG
- a CDS encoding 30S ribosomal protein S13 gives MSAEEPELDEDVDEEELRYFVRIGQTDLDGTKSVERSLTDMNGIGKRAARIIAEKAGVDRQALFGALDDEDIEAVVEKVEGYADEVPEWLTNHQNDFYSGETTHEIGNDLQMQRRADVNRMQMIDSYKGVRHKRGQKVRGQRTKSTGRTEGTIGVNVEAIKEEQAEEAAAEEDEGGEE, from the coding sequence ATGAGTGCAGAAGAACCAGAACTGGACGAAGACGTGGACGAGGAGGAACTCCGCTACTTCGTCCGTATCGGACAGACTGACCTCGACGGTACGAAGTCCGTCGAGCGTTCCCTGACAGACATGAACGGCATCGGCAAGCGCGCAGCGCGCATCATCGCCGAGAAGGCCGGTGTCGACCGCCAGGCGCTCTTTGGCGCGCTGGACGACGAGGACATCGAGGCCGTCGTCGAGAAGGTCGAGGGGTACGCTGACGAGGTCCCGGAATGGCTCACGAACCACCAGAACGACTTCTACTCCGGTGAGACGACCCACGAGATCGGCAACGACCTGCAGATGCAGCGTCGCGCCGACGTCAACCGGATGCAGATGATCGACTCCTACAAGGGCGTTCGCCACAAGCGCGGCCAGAAGGTCCGCGGTCAGCGAACGAAGTCCACCGGCCGAACCGAGGGCACCATCGGTGTCAACGTCGAGGCCATCAAGGAGGAACAGGCCGAGGAAGCGGCCGCCGAGGAAGACGAGGGCGGTGAGGAATAA
- a CDS encoding 30S ribosomal protein S4: MALGSNTKFYETPNHPYQGERIADEQNLIGRYGLKNKEELWRAQSELRSYRREARKLLGRAEGEGSRFEADEFLTRLKRLGVLNETDALDDVLSLDVTDVLERRLQTVVYRKGYANTPEQARQFISHGHIVLGDARVTRPGMKVESDSEGDVGFDEHSPIADELHPERAEAQE, encoded by the coding sequence ATGGCACTCGGATCCAACACCAAGTTCTACGAGACGCCGAACCACCCCTACCAGGGTGAACGCATCGCCGACGAGCAGAACCTCATCGGCCGCTACGGCCTGAAGAACAAGGAGGAACTGTGGCGCGCACAGTCCGAGCTCCGTAGCTACCGACGCGAGGCCCGAAAGCTGCTGGGCCGAGCGGAGGGCGAGGGCTCCCGGTTCGAAGCCGATGAGTTCCTCACCCGACTCAAGCGACTGGGCGTCCTCAACGAGACCGACGCACTCGACGACGTGCTGTCGCTGGACGTCACCGACGTGCTCGAACGCCGACTCCAGACTGTCGTCTACCGCAAGGGCTACGCGAACACGCCCGAGCAGGCCCGACAGTTCATCTCGCACGGCCACATCGTCCTCGGTGACGCCCGCGTCACCCGACCCGGCATGAAGGTCGAGTCCGACAGCGAAGGCGACGTCGGCTTCGACGAACACAGCCCGATCGCGGACGAACTCCACCCAGAACGAGCGGAGGCCCAAGAATGA
- a CDS encoding 30S ribosomal protein S11 translates to MSESEDSKWGIAHVYASFNNTIITITDQTGAETLAKSSGGTVVKQNRDEASPYAAMQMAEVVAEKAKAQNIEGVHVNVRGPGGNQQKSPGPGAQATIRALARAGLEIGRIEDVTPIPHDGTRGPKNAGF, encoded by the coding sequence ATGAGTGAATCCGAAGACAGCAAGTGGGGCATCGCCCACGTGTACGCATCGTTCAACAACACGATCATCACCATCACGGACCAGACCGGTGCCGAGACGCTGGCCAAGTCCTCCGGTGGGACGGTCGTCAAGCAGAACCGCGACGAAGCGTCGCCCTACGCCGCGATGCAGATGGCCGAAGTCGTCGCCGAGAAGGCCAAGGCCCAGAACATCGAGGGCGTCCACGTCAACGTGCGCGGTCCCGGCGGGAACCAGCAGAAGTCCCCCGGCCCAGGCGCACAGGCGACGATCCGCGCACTCGCCCGTGCAGGCCTGGAGATCGGCCGCATCGAAGACGTCACACCGATCCCGCACGACGGGACCCGCGGTCCCAAGAACGCCGGATTCTAA
- a CDS encoding DNA-directed RNA polymerase subunit D, with product MTQDYEVEFVERSDREARFLVRGISPAFANGIRRAMIADVPTFSVDTVRVIENSSVMFDEQIGLRLGLVPLTTDLDDFEVGDEVTLSIDVSGPETAYSGDLVSSDSLVEPADDNIPIIDLKDGQRLEVEADAVLDRGREHAKHQGGVAVGYRHLQRVEVVGDKGEFEDDETHILRGVIEEQAAEHVDGDADDGDLVLTEAFDSDLTKRYPGKELEVHDVENAFVFHVETDGSLSVEELTLRAVDSIRSRADELRDAVQL from the coding sequence ATGACACAGGACTACGAGGTCGAGTTCGTCGAACGCTCCGATCGCGAGGCGCGGTTCCTCGTACGCGGGATCAGCCCCGCCTTTGCCAACGGCATCCGCCGGGCGATGATCGCCGACGTGCCGACCTTCAGCGTCGATACCGTCCGAGTCATCGAGAACTCCAGCGTGATGTTCGACGAGCAGATCGGACTCCGCCTCGGGCTGGTCCCACTCACGACCGACCTCGACGACTTCGAGGTCGGCGACGAAGTGACGCTCTCGATCGACGTCTCCGGTCCCGAAACCGCCTACTCCGGTGATCTGGTCAGCTCCGACTCCCTGGTCGAGCCGGCCGACGACAACATCCCGATCATCGATCTCAAGGACGGCCAGCGCCTCGAAGTCGAGGCCGACGCCGTCCTGGATCGTGGCCGCGAACACGCCAAGCATCAGGGCGGCGTGGCCGTCGGGTACCGACACCTCCAGCGCGTCGAGGTCGTCGGCGACAAAGGCGAGTTCGAGGACGACGAAACCCACATCCTTCGGGGCGTCATCGAGGAGCAAGCTGCCGAACACGTCGACGGGGACGCCGATGACGGCGACCTCGTCCTGACCGAGGCGTTCGACAGCGATCTCACGAAGCGCTACCCCGGCAAGGAACTGGAAGTTCACGACGTAGAGAACGCGTTCGTCTTCCACGTCGAGACTGACGGTTCCCTCTCCGTCGAGGAGCTCACCCTCCGCGCGGTCGATTCGATTCGATCCCGTGCGGACGAACTACGCGACGCAGTCCAACTATAA
- a CDS encoding 50S ribosomal protein L18e: protein MSKTNPRLSSLIADLKSAARSGADVWGDIAERLEKPRRTHAEVNLGRIERYAQEDETVIVPGKVLGSGVLQKDVTVAAVDFSGTAEKKIDQVGEAVSLETAVEQNPEGSEVRIIQ, encoded by the coding sequence ATGAGTAAGACTAATCCGAGACTCAGTAGTCTCATCGCCGACCTGAAATCCGCCGCCCGTTCGGGCGCGGACGTCTGGGGCGACATCGCCGAGCGTCTCGAAAAGCCACGACGCACGCACGCGGAAGTCAACCTCGGCCGTATCGAACGATACGCCCAGGAAGACGAGACCGTCATCGTGCCCGGCAAGGTGCTCGGTTCCGGCGTCCTGCAGAAGGACGTGACCGTCGCAGCTGTCGACTTCTCCGGAACGGCCGAGAAGAAGATCGACCAGGTTGGAGAGGCAGTATCGCTCGAAACCGCAGTCGAACAGAACCCCGAGGGCTCGGAGGTGCGCATCATCCAATGA
- a CDS encoding 50S ribosomal protein L13 has product MSVAEFDADVVVDARDCIFGRVASNVAQRALDGETIAVVNAEEAVITGNEDQIMEKFEKRREVGSDRGPYYPKRPDGIFKRSIRGMLPHKKTRGREALSNVRVYVGNPYEDHDLDAEILEGTSLDRLSNIKFVSLGDVSESIGANVTW; this is encoded by the coding sequence ATGAGCGTCGCAGAATTCGACGCGGACGTCGTCGTCGACGCCCGCGACTGCATCTTCGGACGCGTCGCTTCCAACGTCGCACAGCGCGCGCTCGACGGCGAGACGATCGCCGTCGTCAACGCCGAAGAGGCCGTCATCACGGGTAACGAGGACCAGATCATGGAGAAGTTCGAGAAGCGCCGCGAGGTCGGCTCCGATCGAGGTCCGTACTACCCGAAGCGACCGGACGGCATCTTCAAGCGCTCGATCCGCGGGATGCTTCCCCACAAGAAGACCCGCGGTCGCGAGGCACTCTCGAACGTCCGCGTCTACGTGGGCAACCCCTACGAGGACCACGACCTCGACGCGGAGATTCTGGAGGGGACCTCGCTGGATCGACTGTCGAACATCAAGTTCGTCTCGCTCGGAGACGTCAGCGAATCCATCGGAGCGAACGTAACATGGTAA
- a CDS encoding 30S ribosomal protein S9 — protein sequence MVTNTSGKKKTAVARATVREGEGRVRIDSQPVELVDPELAQLKMLEPFRIADDDLREQVDVEVSVEGGGVMGQADAARTAIARGLVDHTNDAELRDAFMEFDRSLLVNDVRQSEAKKWGGPGARARYQKSYR from the coding sequence ATGGTAACGAACACCTCTGGCAAGAAGAAGACGGCCGTCGCCCGCGCGACCGTTCGCGAGGGCGAGGGTCGGGTACGTATCGACTCCCAGCCGGTCGAGCTGGTCGATCCCGAGCTGGCCCAGCTGAAGATGCTGGAGCCGTTCCGGATCGCCGACGACGACCTGCGCGAGCAGGTCGACGTGGAGGTCTCCGTCGAAGGTGGCGGCGTCATGGGCCAGGCCGACGCGGCCCGGACCGCGATCGCACGCGGCCTCGTCGACCACACCAACGACGCCGAACTCCGTGACGCGTTCATGGAGTTCGACCGCTCGCTGCTGGTCAACGACGTTCGCCAGTCCGAAGCCAAGAAGTGGGGCGGCCCCGGCGCACGGGCCCGCTACCAGAAGTCCTACCGCTAA
- a CDS encoding DNA-directed RNA polymerase subunit N — protein MMVPVRCFTCGNVVAEHWEEFKARTREAEEPEDPEKVLDELGVERHCCRRMLVSHKDLVDIVAPYQ, from the coding sequence ATGATGGTACCGGTCCGGTGTTTCACCTGTGGTAACGTCGTCGCCGAGCACTGGGAGGAGTTCAAGGCCCGCACCCGCGAAGCCGAGGAGCCAGAGGACCCCGAAAAGGTCCTCGACGAACTCGGCGTCGAGCGCCACTGCTGTCGCCGGATGCTCGTCTCGCACAAGGACCTCGTCGACATCGTGGCACCCTATCAATGA
- a CDS encoding DNA-directed RNA polymerase subunit K, translating to MMVQENRYEKARIIGARALQVAFGAPVLIDTEQTQPILIAAEEYDAGVLPFTVRRGDN from the coding sequence ATGATGGTTCAGGAAAACCGCTACGAGAAGGCGCGGATCATCGGTGCGCGAGCGCTGCAGGTGGCTTTCGGTGCGCCGGTGCTCATCGACACCGAGCAGACCCAGCCGATCCTCATCGCGGCCGAGGAGTACGACGCTGGCGTCCTGCCCTTCACAGTTCGACGAGGTGACAACTGA
- the eno gene encoding phosphopyruvate hydratase, protein MTLITDVRLRRVLDSRGNATVEADVLTESGGFGRGKAPSGASTGEYEAIELPANEAIARAREDALPRLIGEVHAGNQRDVDAALHAADGTDDFSEIGANSAVAISMAAAKAGADVLGAPLYQHLGGTFRGNEYPTPLGNIIGGGEHAADATNIQEFLAAPVGAPSVEDAVFANAAVHQEVHDILAERDLPAGKGDEGAWAPSVSDDEAFEIMAEAVETVADDLGFAISFGLDVAGAELYDAEEDGYVYDDQIRSAEEQIDYIAQKVEEYDLVYVEDPLDENDYEAFADLTDRVGDQTLICGDDLFVTNVERLQAGINAGAANSILIKPNQIGTLTDAVDAIELARDNGYASVVSHRSGETEDATIAHLAVATDAPFIKTGAVGGERTAKLNELIRIEDNAV, encoded by the coding sequence ATGACGCTCATCACGGACGTACGACTGCGCCGCGTGCTCGACTCGCGTGGCAACGCGACGGTCGAGGCCGACGTGCTCACCGAGAGTGGCGGCTTCGGACGCGGCAAGGCACCGAGCGGAGCGAGTACCGGCGAGTACGAGGCCATCGAGTTGCCTGCCAACGAGGCGATCGCGCGGGCACGCGAGGACGCGCTGCCCCGACTGATCGGCGAGGTTCACGCCGGCAATCAGCGTGACGTCGACGCGGCGCTTCACGCGGCAGACGGGACCGACGACTTCTCGGAGATCGGGGCCAACAGCGCCGTCGCCATCTCGATGGCGGCCGCGAAGGCCGGAGCCGACGTGCTCGGTGCGCCGCTGTACCAGCACCTCGGTGGCACGTTCCGGGGCAACGAGTACCCGACGCCGCTTGGCAACATCATCGGCGGCGGCGAACACGCCGCGGACGCGACGAACATCCAGGAGTTCCTCGCAGCACCCGTCGGTGCGCCAAGCGTCGAGGACGCCGTCTTCGCCAACGCCGCGGTCCACCAGGAAGTCCACGACATCCTCGCCGAGCGGGACCTGCCCGCCGGCAAGGGTGACGAGGGCGCGTGGGCACCGTCGGTCTCCGACGACGAGGCCTTCGAGATCATGGCCGAGGCGGTCGAGACCGTCGCGGACGATCTCGGCTTCGCGATCTCCTTCGGCCTGGACGTGGCCGGCGCGGAACTGTACGACGCCGAAGAAGACGGCTACGTCTACGACGATCAGATCCGCTCGGCCGAGGAGCAGATCGACTACATCGCCCAGAAGGTCGAGGAGTACGACCTCGTCTACGTCGAGGACCCGCTCGACGAGAACGACTACGAGGCCTTCGCCGACCTGACCGACCGGGTCGGCGACCAGACGCTGATCTGTGGCGACGATCTGTTCGTCACCAACGTCGAGCGCCTGCAGGCCGGTATCAACGCCGGTGCAGCGAACTCCATCCTCATCAAGCCCAACCAGATCGGGACGCTCACGGACGCCGTGGACGCCATCGAACTGGCCCGGGACAACGGGTACGCGTCCGTCGTCTCCCATCGCAGCGGTGAGACGGAAGACGCCACGATCGCACACCTCGCCGTCGCGACCGACGCACCGTTCATCAAGACGGGCGCGGTCGGTGGCGAGCGAACAGCCAAGCTGAACGAACTCATCCGAATCGAGGACAACGCAGTATGA
- the rpsB gene encoding 30S ribosomal protein S2, which translates to MSGNENEGLDAEDSDFDPEDDVEAEADAEATDTEEPAADAEASEADAEAEEADEGPSLDEDVMPDDEADLLIPVEEYLGAGVHIGTQQKTQDMERFIHRVRTDGLYVLDVSMTDSRIRTAADFLANYDPEQILVASSRQYGRFPAEKFADAVGARARTGRFIPGTLTNPDYDGYIEPDVVVVTDPIGDAQAVKEAITVGIPVIAMCDSNNTTANVDLVVPTNNKGRKALSVVYWLLANETLDRRGSDTVYELADFESEL; encoded by the coding sequence ATGAGCGGCAACGAAAACGAAGGTCTCGACGCAGAGGACTCCGACTTCGACCCCGAAGACGACGTCGAAGCAGAGGCCGACGCCGAGGCTACCGACACTGAGGAACCGGCCGCCGACGCCGAGGCCAGCGAGGCCGACGCCGAGGCTGAAGAAGCTGACGAGGGACCGTCCCTCGACGAGGACGTCATGCCCGACGACGAGGCAGACCTCCTCATCCCCGTCGAGGAGTACCTCGGCGCGGGCGTCCACATCGGGACCCAGCAGAAGACCCAGGACATGGAGCGGTTCATCCACCGCGTCCGGACCGACGGGCTGTACGTGCTGGACGTCTCGATGACGGACTCGCGCATCCGCACGGCGGCGGACTTCCTCGCGAACTACGACCCCGAGCAGATCCTCGTGGCCTCCTCGCGACAGTACGGTCGGTTCCCGGCCGAGAAGTTCGCCGACGCCGTCGGTGCGCGGGCCCGGACCGGTCGATTCATCCCGGGGACGCTGACCAACCCCGACTACGACGGGTACATCGAGCCCGACGTGGTCGTCGTCACGGACCCGATCGGTGACGCCCAGGCCGTCAAAGAGGCGATCACCGTCGGCATCCCGGTCATCGCGATGTGTGACTCCAACAACACCACCGCGAACGTCGACCTGGTCGTCCCGACGAACAACAAGGGGCGCAAGGCACTGTCGGTCGTCTACTGGCTACTGGCCAACGAGACGCTCGACCGCCGTGGCTCGGACACCGTCTACGAGCTCGCCGACTTCGAGAGCGAACTGTAG